The following proteins are encoded in a genomic region of Thermococcus henrietii:
- a CDS encoding CRISPR-associated helicase/endonuclease Cas3: MKVCYAKFLPHDFLECHTNDAINVLRSIKGAFKWLEEFFPCVWELSFYSVLLHDLGKCASGFQRDPRKWGYRHEILSAPFTAFLDLPDDERNLIALAILTHHRTLDELEELLPGREHRGEFGEKVQELLQNRDYIEGIFFERVPYWELYFFGRRKGVFNTPEDWAERIMAYDFDALLTWYERNSQKYWNELVFLRGILNASDHLASAGELAVRLLSDIRTAVEARVPPERWRPLQRQAGETEGNLILRAPTGYGKTEASLLWADRNAFRTKKGVASRIFYVLPYKASIDAMHSRLLGLFREPELVGVLHSSSAFYLYSSELEYRRLSSLYRKIYTPLKVTTPFQLMKPFFGVGFPEMGLTELTGSLLIFDEIHAYEPNVLGIILAMLELLRERKTRTLVMSATLPEFLEELLREALNPKLLTAPPEEADRFTRHRVNVIDGSMDEVEELLSEVPADGPVLVACNTVSRAMEVYSHLSEDYNAMLLHSRFTYGDREEKERKLLANLNDYDVVVATQVVEVSLDISFSTIITEPAPLDALIQRFGRVNRRGFGEPRDVHILTRGGDGDKRVYPMEVVKESLKLLEEFNGKPLLESMVPELVTRAYEPLARKLTEEMLTYREQALELFGGLKPLKGGESERRFYEMFRGLEAVPGIYQDRVLELINHGRSIEVHRYLVPVPMWLYLSESDAFHRLSDRGPGKYVLVAELEYSPELGLQREPGERGDIL, from the coding sequence ATGAAGGTCTGCTACGCCAAGTTCCTTCCGCACGATTTCCTTGAGTGCCATACCAACGATGCCATAAACGTGCTGAGGAGCATAAAAGGTGCGTTCAAGTGGCTTGAGGAGTTCTTCCCCTGCGTCTGGGAGCTTTCCTTTTACTCCGTTCTTCTCCACGACCTCGGCAAGTGTGCGAGCGGGTTCCAGAGAGACCCTCGAAAGTGGGGCTACCGCCACGAGATACTCTCGGCACCTTTCACGGCCTTCCTCGACCTCCCCGATGACGAGAGAAACCTCATTGCACTCGCAATACTCACCCACCACAGAACCCTCGACGAGCTTGAGGAACTGCTGCCGGGCCGGGAACACAGGGGAGAGTTCGGGGAGAAGGTGCAGGAGCTCCTCCAGAACAGGGACTACATCGAGGGAATTTTCTTCGAGCGAGTCCCCTACTGGGAGCTGTACTTCTTCGGAAGGCGGAAGGGTGTTTTCAACACTCCAGAAGACTGGGCCGAGAGAATTATGGCCTACGACTTTGACGCCCTGTTAACTTGGTATGAGCGGAACTCCCAAAAGTACTGGAACGAGCTCGTATTCCTCCGCGGAATTCTCAATGCCTCTGACCACCTCGCTTCAGCCGGTGAGCTTGCCGTTCGCCTGCTGTCTGACATAAGAACCGCCGTTGAGGCAAGGGTTCCGCCCGAGCGCTGGAGGCCCCTCCAGAGGCAGGCGGGAGAAACTGAGGGCAACCTAATCCTCCGCGCACCCACGGGCTATGGTAAAACCGAGGCTTCCCTCCTCTGGGCCGACAGGAACGCCTTCCGAACCAAGAAGGGAGTGGCGAGCAGAATCTTCTACGTCCTTCCCTACAAGGCCAGCATAGACGCCATGCACTCGCGCCTTTTGGGCCTCTTCCGCGAGCCTGAACTCGTTGGGGTTCTGCACAGCTCTTCGGCCTTCTATCTCTACTCCTCAGAGCTTGAGTACAGGCGCCTCTCCTCGCTTTACCGGAAGATTTACACACCCCTCAAGGTCACGACACCTTTCCAGCTCATGAAGCCTTTCTTCGGTGTCGGCTTTCCGGAGATGGGATTGACGGAGCTAACCGGCTCGCTCCTAATCTTCGACGAAATTCACGCCTACGAGCCGAACGTCCTAGGAATAATCCTCGCGATGCTTGAACTGCTGAGGGAGAGAAAGACCAGAACTCTCGTGATGAGCGCAACCCTGCCCGAGTTCCTTGAGGAGCTCTTACGCGAAGCTCTCAACCCCAAACTGTTAACCGCTCCTCCGGAAGAGGCCGACCGCTTCACAAGACACCGCGTGAACGTCATAGACGGCTCAATGGACGAGGTTGAGGAACTGCTCTCGGAAGTTCCGGCAGATGGTCCGGTTCTGGTTGCCTGCAACACCGTATCGAGGGCTATGGAGGTTTATTCCCACCTGAGCGAGGACTACAACGCCATGCTCCTCCACAGCAGGTTCACCTACGGGGACAGGGAGGAAAAGGAGAGGAAGCTCCTCGCGAACCTGAACGACTACGACGTCGTCGTTGCCACGCAGGTGGTCGAGGTCTCGCTCGACATAAGCTTCTCGACGATAATCACTGAGCCTGCTCCCCTCGATGCGCTCATTCAGCGCTTCGGCAGGGTGAACAGGAGGGGATTTGGAGAACCGCGGGACGTCCATATCCTGACGAGGGGTGGAGACGGAGACAAAAGGGTGTACCCGATGGAGGTCGTGAAGGAGAGCCTCAAACTCCTTGAGGAATTCAACGGAAAGCCCCTCCTCGAATCCATGGTTCCAGAACTCGTTACCCGTGCGTATGAACCGCTGGCGAGGAAGCTCACGGAGGAGATGTTAACGTACAGGGAGCAGGCCCTCGAACTGTTCGGGGGCCTAAAGCCTCTGAAGGGCGGGGAGAGCGAGAGGAGATTCTACGAGATGTTCCGCGGCCTCGAAGCGGTTCCCGGGATTTACCAGGACAGGGTTTTGGAGCTGATTAACCACGGGCGGTCAATCGAGGTTCACCGCTACCTCGTGCCCGTTCCAATGTGGCTGTACCTGAGTGAAAGTGACGCCTTTCACAGGCTCTCTGACAGGGGGCCGGGGAAGTACGTACTGGTTGCGGAGCTCGAGTACAGCCCGGAACTGGGCCTCCAGCGGGAACCGGGGGAGAGAGGGGATATACTGTGA
- the cas1b gene encoding type I-B CRISPR-associated endonuclease Cas1b — protein MRKRSLTLLSDGTLFRRENTLYFENERGRKPLAIEGIYDLYVYGHVTITSQALHYLAQKSISVHFFNHYGHYDGSFYPRGSLNSGDLVIRQAQHYLDREKRLKLARLFVKGSALNMEKNLKRWKVADGFSEMLKELFEELEGARKITEVMNVEARIREAYYSRWDDHLPEGFKIVRRTRRPPGNEMNALISFLNSRLYATIVSELYNTQLVPTVSYLHEPGERRFSLALDLSEIFKPIVADRLATRLVTKRMLSKEHFREELNGVLLTKEGMKKVLSEYEKELTKSVKHPELKRNVTKKRLIRLEAYKLIKHLVGVKEYEPLVAWF, from the coding sequence ATGAGAAAGCGCTCCCTGACCCTGCTCTCGGATGGAACGCTTTTCAGACGGGAGAACACCCTCTACTTCGAGAACGAGCGCGGCAGGAAGCCACTCGCAATCGAGGGCATCTACGACCTCTACGTCTACGGCCACGTGACGATAACCTCTCAGGCCCTCCATTATCTGGCCCAGAAGAGTATATCCGTTCACTTCTTCAACCACTACGGCCACTACGACGGCAGTTTTTACCCGAGGGGGAGCCTGAACTCCGGCGATTTGGTCATCAGGCAGGCCCAGCACTACCTCGACAGGGAAAAGCGCCTCAAACTGGCGAGGCTCTTCGTTAAGGGAAGTGCACTGAATATGGAGAAGAACCTGAAGCGCTGGAAGGTCGCCGACGGGTTTTCCGAGATGCTGAAAGAGCTGTTCGAAGAGCTTGAAGGAGCCCGCAAAATAACGGAAGTGATGAACGTCGAGGCGAGGATTCGCGAGGCCTATTACTCAAGGTGGGACGACCACCTGCCGGAGGGCTTTAAGATAGTCAGGCGCACGCGCAGGCCGCCGGGGAACGAGATGAACGCGTTGATAAGCTTCCTCAACTCAAGGCTCTACGCGACTATTGTAAGCGAGCTCTACAACACCCAGCTGGTTCCGACGGTGAGCTACCTTCACGAGCCCGGGGAAAGGAGGTTCTCCCTCGCCCTCGACCTGAGCGAGATTTTCAAGCCGATTGTAGCGGACAGGCTCGCGACGAGGCTCGTAACCAAGAGAATGCTCTCGAAGGAGCACTTCCGGGAGGAGCTCAATGGTGTCCTCCTGACGAAGGAGGGAATGAAGAAGGTCCTTTCCGAGTACGAGAAGGAGCTCACGAAGAGCGTTAAACATCCAGAGCTGAAGAGGAACGTCACTAAGAAACGGTTAATTCGTCTTGAGGCTTACAAGCTCATCAAGCACCTCGTTGGGGTGAAGGAGTACGAGCCGCTGGTGGCGTGGTTCTGA
- a CDS encoding Lrp/AsnC family transcriptional regulator, with the protein MVDELDLKIISLLQKNARLSFREIARELDVAVGTVYNRIKKLEEEGVIRGYTPVLDYEKLGFGLTALIGIKAQGRRIAEIERKIAEKTRAMMVYDITGEFDIFVIAKFKDRADMNRFVKWLLSLDGVEKTNTSVAMQVVKEEPRLALED; encoded by the coding sequence ATGGTTGACGAGCTGGACCTCAAGATAATCTCGCTCCTCCAGAAGAACGCCCGCCTCTCGTTTAGAGAGATAGCGAGGGAGCTCGACGTTGCCGTTGGCACGGTCTACAACCGAATCAAAAAACTCGAAGAGGAGGGCGTTATCAGGGGCTACACCCCCGTTCTCGACTACGAGAAGCTTGGCTTTGGACTAACGGCCCTCATTGGAATCAAGGCACAGGGAAGGAGAATAGCGGAGATAGAGCGGAAGATAGCCGAGAAAACCCGGGCAATGATGGTCTACGACATAACGGGCGAGTTTGACATCTTCGTCATAGCGAAGTTTAAGGACAGGGCGGACATGAACCGCTTCGTTAAGTGGCTTCTATCCTTGGATGGGGTTGAGAAGACGAATACGAGCGTGGCCATGCAGGTCGTAAAGGAGGAGCCGAGGTTAGCCCTTGAGGACTAA
- the cas5b gene encoding type I-B CRISPR-associated protein Cas5b, which produces MIRVKLRAWTASFRYPTFQSGHQPTLPVPPPSTVQGILSAAKGEPVYLTELPYVGYVFRSGGKGLDLEKIYALGKVETDIMRREFLYNAELYLYLPDEWAEHFRRPRYQLLLGRSSDVATVEEIKEVSLEEREALVGGTVLPVSLGVPGVVHALVVEYDYSVTPRKARLVRPFVVLPFPRGKAPRLNLPYDEELGVGVYLHRWRE; this is translated from the coding sequence ATGATACGGGTCAAACTGAGGGCGTGGACTGCTTCCTTCCGCTATCCCACTTTTCAATCGGGCCATCAGCCGACGTTACCGGTTCCCCCACCCTCAACGGTTCAGGGAATCCTCTCGGCGGCGAAGGGTGAGCCTGTCTACCTAACCGAGCTCCCCTACGTCGGCTACGTCTTCAGGAGCGGAGGTAAAGGCCTTGACCTCGAAAAAATCTACGCCCTCGGAAAGGTCGAGACGGACATAATGAGGCGCGAATTCCTCTACAACGCCGAGCTTTACCTCTACCTCCCGGATGAGTGGGCGGAGCACTTCAGAAGGCCAAGGTATCAGCTCCTCCTCGGCCGTTCGAGCGACGTGGCGACGGTTGAGGAGATAAAAGAGGTTAGTCTGGAGGAAAGGGAAGCCCTGGTCGGCGGAACCGTTCTTCCAGTGAGCCTCGGAGTTCCCGGCGTCGTTCACGCCCTCGTCGTCGAGTACGACTATTCGGTAACGCCGAGGAAGGCAAGGCTCGTCAGACCTTTCGTAGTCCTGCCGTTTCCAAGGGGCAAAGCGCCGAGGCTGAACCTCCCCTACGACGAGGAACTTGGGGTCGGCGTTTACCTCCACAGGTGGCGGGAATGA
- the cas4 gene encoding CRISPR-associated protein Cas4, which translates to MSEYPLTDLLITGTEINYLFICPTKLWYFAKGITMEQENEWVDLGRFLHEQRYASEEKEVLVGSIKIDFIRRGDTIEVHEVKLGKSMEKAHEMQALYYLYYLKKLGVKAKAVLHYPKLNETKEIVLDGREGEIETAIKEVERVKSLPAPPEPVKSKKCRKCAYYELCWV; encoded by the coding sequence ATGAGTGAGTATCCCCTCACCGACCTCCTCATCACCGGCACCGAAATCAACTACCTCTTCATCTGCCCGACGAAGTTGTGGTACTTTGCAAAAGGAATCACGATGGAACAGGAGAACGAATGGGTCGATTTGGGCCGGTTTCTCCATGAACAACGCTATGCCAGCGAGGAGAAAGAAGTCCTCGTCGGGAGCATAAAGATTGACTTCATTCGCCGGGGCGATACCATTGAGGTCCATGAAGTCAAACTCGGCAAAAGCATGGAGAAGGCCCACGAGATGCAGGCTCTCTACTACCTCTATTACCTCAAAAAGCTCGGGGTAAAGGCGAAGGCCGTCCTCCACTACCCGAAGCTCAACGAGACGAAAGAAATAGTGCTTGACGGCAGGGAGGGTGAAATCGAGACGGCGATAAAAGAGGTCGAGCGGGTCAAGTCCCTCCCGGCCCCGCCGGAGCCGGTCAAATCGAAGAAATGCCGCAAATGCGCCTACTACGAACTCTGCTGGGTTTGA
- a CDS encoding YkgJ family cysteine cluster protein — MKRWVATIDLETLEVESDPSFKFKCVENCGRCCEELEIPLRDEDIAKIEELGYNAWEFVDYEKLFYRGDKFLGYALKKRPFDEACVFLDPETKKCRIYNHRPLACRLYPFIFVKHGKKMEIYVKEDSFCPGINHPEGEPVTKEFLMREYWDVIEEYRRKVLE, encoded by the coding sequence GTGAAGCGGTGGGTCGCGACGATTGACCTTGAAACCCTTGAGGTCGAGTCCGACCCATCCTTCAAATTTAAGTGCGTTGAAAACTGTGGGAGGTGCTGTGAGGAGCTTGAAATTCCCCTTCGGGATGAAGACATTGCCAAGATTGAGGAGCTGGGCTATAACGCCTGGGAGTTTGTGGACTACGAGAAGCTCTTCTACAGGGGGGATAAGTTCCTCGGCTACGCGCTGAAGAAGCGGCCCTTTGATGAGGCCTGCGTTTTCTTAGACCCGGAGACTAAGAAGTGCAGGATTTACAATCACCGCCCACTCGCGTGCCGGCTTTATCCGTTCATCTTCGTCAAGCACGGAAAGAAGATGGAGATTTACGTAAAGGAGGACTCTTTCTGTCCCGGCATAAATCACCCAGAGGGGGAGCCGGTCACGAAAGAGTTCCTCATGAGGGAGTACTGGGACGTCATAGAGGAGTATCGGCGAAAGGTCCTCGAGTGA
- the cas7i gene encoding type I-B CRISPR-associated protein Cas7/Cst2/DevR: protein MRFATGMVLIDAPHSALNMLGIDEGLADRNVTRVKTFRRGGKRYPYVSPQAWRYWWRFTLKEHFNWELSPLYREQKQVFTAANPLKYPDDDVFGYMRAFKKGKVNVTVTRVSPLKNTPLISILPDRNAMTVDEGYASRHEGDPVPYSQEFYSTVFKGAFSLDLDSVGRFTTISKAGFKNLLTWDDVPKDKKGNPKKGTEDVVNEIKEMERIAEELGVKRSDREWVMPPEIRKKRATEAIKALRLLTGGAKQSQYHTDVTPKFVLLLNIDAGINPFISDLVFEERGEIRFDAEALAKRLKDLKEVIPENARLYIGYDEGFVCSLGWNVEEIAKTLEKAGIKVFTGTVGEAIEEFAKEIEAYYG from the coding sequence ATGAGGTTTGCAACCGGAATGGTGCTGATTGACGCACCGCACTCGGCTTTGAACATGCTCGGAATCGACGAGGGCCTCGCCGACAGGAACGTCACGAGGGTTAAGACTTTCAGAAGGGGAGGAAAGCGCTATCCCTACGTCTCTCCTCAGGCCTGGCGCTACTGGTGGCGCTTTACCCTCAAGGAGCACTTCAACTGGGAGCTCTCCCCGCTCTACCGCGAGCAGAAGCAGGTCTTCACCGCGGCGAACCCGCTCAAGTACCCGGACGACGATGTTTTCGGCTACATGAGGGCCTTCAAGAAGGGAAAGGTTAACGTCACCGTTACGAGGGTCTCTCCCCTCAAGAACACGCCCCTGATTTCGATACTACCGGATAGAAACGCCATGACGGTTGACGAGGGCTACGCATCAAGGCATGAAGGAGACCCCGTTCCCTACAGCCAGGAGTTCTACTCGACGGTTTTCAAGGGGGCCTTTTCGCTCGACCTCGACTCCGTCGGACGGTTCACAACCATCAGTAAGGCCGGCTTCAAGAACCTCCTCACGTGGGACGACGTGCCAAAGGACAAGAAGGGCAACCCAAAGAAGGGCACCGAGGACGTCGTCAATGAAATCAAGGAGATGGAGCGCATAGCTGAAGAACTCGGCGTCAAGAGAAGCGACAGGGAGTGGGTTATGCCTCCTGAAATCCGGAAGAAGCGCGCCACCGAGGCCATCAAGGCCCTTCGCCTCCTGACCGGCGGGGCCAAGCAGAGCCAGTACCACACCGACGTGACCCCGAAGTTCGTCCTGCTCCTCAACATCGATGCCGGAATAAACCCCTTCATAAGCGACCTCGTCTTCGAGGAGAGGGGTGAAATCCGCTTCGACGCCGAGGCCCTAGCGAAGAGGCTCAAAGACCTCAAAGAGGTCATCCCCGAGAACGCGAGGCTCTACATCGGCTACGACGAAGGTTTCGTCTGCTCCCTCGGCTGGAACGTTGAGGAAATTGCCAAGACACTGGAGAAAGCCGGCATTAAGGTCTTCACGGGCACCGTCGGAGAGGCAATAGAGGAGTTTGCCAAGGAAATTGAAGCCTACTACGGGTGA
- the cas2 gene encoding CRISPR-associated endonuclease Cas2, translating to MYIIVVYDVNVKRVNHVKKFLRQHLHWVQNSVFEGEVTRAEYERIKAGLKGIIDENEDSVVIYRLRSQSLRDVLGTEKNPMEDII from the coding sequence ATGTACATTATCGTGGTCTATGATGTCAACGTGAAGCGCGTCAACCACGTGAAAAAGTTCCTCCGCCAGCACCTGCACTGGGTTCAGAACAGCGTCTTCGAGGGCGAGGTCACGAGGGCTGAATACGAGCGCATCAAGGCCGGGCTGAAGGGGATAATAGATGAAAACGAGGATTCGGTGGTAATCTACCGCCTCCGCTCCCAGTCACTGCGCGACGTCCTCGGCACGGAGAAGAACCCGATGGAGGACATCATTTGA
- a CDS encoding phosphoribosyltransferase family protein: protein MSQLKSVQEKLRLIRVLRLLKKSYTYEELSKITGLPITVLNRYVRGKVLPSAERTRELLELLLPYINLEEEVKKRIKFDERGFFDNMPVLSDTALMSLVAEEVAGRYLDKDVDKVLTAATDGIALGVHIARELGADIVYAKKKKEVGVEKFYEVSYVPSASGTVMTLYLPQWALKKGENVLIVDDVIRSGETQRALVEMTRQAGAKPIGMFFLVSVGDIVEKLQEEYEFPVESLIRLD from the coding sequence GTGAGCCAGCTAAAGTCCGTCCAGGAGAAGCTCAGACTCATCAGGGTGTTGAGGCTCCTCAAGAAAAGCTACACCTACGAGGAGCTCTCAAAGATAACGGGACTGCCGATAACCGTCCTAAACCGGTACGTTCGCGGGAAGGTGCTTCCAAGTGCCGAGAGAACGAGAGAACTGCTCGAACTTCTCCTTCCCTACATAAACCTTGAGGAAGAGGTAAAGAAGAGGATAAAGTTCGACGAGAGGGGCTTCTTCGACAACATGCCCGTCCTCAGCGACACCGCCTTGATGAGTCTCGTGGCAGAGGAGGTTGCGGGGAGATACCTCGACAAGGACGTGGACAAGGTTCTCACTGCCGCGACCGATGGGATTGCACTCGGTGTTCATATAGCCAGGGAACTTGGTGCGGACATAGTCTACGCCAAGAAGAAAAAGGAAGTTGGTGTTGAGAAGTTCTACGAGGTCAGCTACGTTCCCAGTGCCTCGGGAACCGTTATGACCCTGTACCTTCCCCAGTGGGCACTTAAGAAGGGCGAGAACGTCCTCATAGTGGACGACGTGATAAGGAGCGGAGAAACCCAGAGGGCCCTCGTTGAGATGACGAGGCAGGCCGGAGCAAAGCCGATAGGAATGTTCTTCCTTGTGAGCGTCGGTGACATCGTTGAGAAACTCCAAGAGGAATACGAGTTCCCGGTTGAAAGCCTCATAAGGTTGGATTGA
- a CDS encoding CRISPR-associated protein Cas4, translated as MNLPEEIKSFNERIRNAINGNHRPERRIWVTSLSYCLRRAALDIYLNAYNPSRHWEARIGSALHGWLAEVVGSAEFEVSVEYPIRDGWKLVGRADAVKGPYVLEFKFKGFEGNGEGIPRKNQDLEHAEPSREWVEQINAYMGMLGKEKGYIYIFDRNGLDFRVFPVEFDEGLFRRFLRRAERVIDAVEELESGKFPRWISTVGRKGWVCNRCPYRPICAEIDREELKVK; from the coding sequence ATGAACCTCCCGGAGGAAATCAAATCCTTCAACGAGAGAATTAGGAACGCCATAAACGGCAACCACAGGCCCGAGAGGAGAATATGGGTGACCTCTCTGAGCTACTGCCTCAGAAGGGCCGCCCTCGACATATACCTCAACGCGTACAACCCCTCACGCCACTGGGAGGCAAGGATAGGCTCCGCCCTGCACGGCTGGCTGGCGGAGGTCGTCGGGAGCGCGGAGTTCGAAGTCTCTGTTGAGTATCCGATAAGAGACGGATGGAAGCTCGTCGGAAGGGCCGATGCCGTTAAGGGTCCCTACGTCCTTGAGTTCAAGTTCAAGGGCTTCGAGGGCAACGGTGAAGGAATTCCGCGAAAAAATCAGGACCTTGAGCATGCGGAGCCGTCGCGGGAGTGGGTTGAGCAGATTAACGCCTACATGGGAATGCTTGGGAAGGAGAAGGGATACATCTACATCTTCGACAGGAACGGGCTTGACTTCCGAGTATTCCCCGTCGAGTTCGACGAGGGCCTCTTCAGGAGGTTCCTGCGGAGGGCCGAGCGGGTTATAGATGCCGTTGAGGAGCTGGAAAGCGGGAAGTTTCCGCGCTGGATATCAACGGTTGGAAGAAAGGGTTGGGTGTGCAACCGCTGTCCATACAGGCCGATTTGCGCCGAGATTGACAGGGAGGAGCTAAAGGTCAAATGA
- a CDS encoding AAA family ATPase: MENPFVYGEPVAKENFADRKKELEELKVEMLSGQNVIIYSPRRFGKSSLVYAALLELKGQVVPLWVDCYGVLTKRELAEKIASQALQHWKTKNLFEMVKKLFRGITPRIRVGEKLEVEFSIGEEEKALEESLKLPQRLAEHTQKKVVVVFDEFQEIAELGEDILKKMRSEFQWHEKVSYVFIGSKRGMMEKIFRSAQSPFYNFGRHMVLKKIPREEFKVFISEKFHSTGVGIDPEIVEGILNLTGCHPYYTQKFCHELWFVGKLKGRITPEDMEETFKRVIAESEDSYIEIWDSLPISQKKVLLAIARGEKELYSSEFLIKYGFKTTSQVQYSIRALREKELIYRAGGEYEIADPFLRHWLLWRFGHE; this comes from the coding sequence ATGGAGAACCCCTTTGTATATGGTGAACCCGTGGCAAAGGAGAACTTCGCAGACAGAAAAAAGGAGCTCGAGGAGCTAAAAGTGGAAATGCTGAGCGGCCAGAACGTCATAATATACTCCCCCAGACGGTTTGGTAAGAGTTCGCTGGTTTACGCGGCTCTTCTGGAACTCAAGGGACAGGTGGTTCCACTCTGGGTGGACTGCTATGGAGTTCTCACCAAGAGGGAACTGGCCGAGAAAATTGCATCGCAGGCACTCCAGCACTGGAAAACCAAAAATTTGTTTGAAATGGTTAAAAAGCTCTTTAGGGGGATAACTCCGAGAATAAGGGTGGGGGAAAAGCTTGAAGTCGAGTTCTCAATTGGAGAGGAAGAAAAGGCTTTAGAGGAATCCCTTAAACTGCCTCAAAGGCTGGCCGAACATACCCAAAAAAAGGTGGTAGTGGTCTTCGACGAGTTTCAGGAGATAGCCGAGCTCGGGGAGGACATTTTGAAGAAGATGCGCTCGGAGTTCCAATGGCATGAGAAGGTCTCTTACGTTTTCATCGGGAGCAAAAGGGGGATGATGGAGAAGATATTCCGCTCGGCCCAGAGTCCCTTCTACAACTTTGGAAGGCATATGGTTCTGAAGAAGATACCCAGGGAGGAGTTTAAAGTTTTTATCTCCGAGAAGTTTCACTCCACGGGAGTCGGGATAGATCCTGAGATAGTCGAGGGAATCCTGAACCTGACGGGATGCCATCCTTATTATACCCAGAAGTTCTGCCACGAGCTCTGGTTTGTCGGCAAACTGAAAGGAAGGATAACCCCTGAAGATATGGAAGAAACTTTCAAACGGGTTATTGCTGAGAGTGAGGATTCTTACATCGAAATCTGGGACTCCCTGCCGATTTCACAGAAGAAGGTTCTACTTGCCATAGCCAGGGGAGAAAAGGAACTGTACTCCTCCGAGTTCCTCATCAAGTATGGTTTTAAGACAACATCCCAGGTTCAGTACTCCATAAGGGCCCTTCGTGAAAAGGAGTTAATCTACAGGGCGGGTGGGGAATACGAAATAGCCGACCCGTTTCTGCGGCACTGGTTGCTCTGGAGGTTCGGGCATGAGTGA